TGACTAGACTTCTTTCACATTTGGAAAAAGTTTAGttctaaagtaaataaattaaaaattgggGGTCCATTCAGAAAGTAACAAAAataagggggggggggggggggggcaagTCGGAGAATAAAAGCCCactatatatactttaattctGGGCCGTCGATGGTCGTCGAACTCGGATCCTCTAACTCGGTTCTGATTTTTGTCGGAATCATCCTTTAAACGATCCAATCAAATTTATCACCTCCTTCCACTCTTCTGTCTGAAACTGAAAACCCTAATTACCATCAGCTCTAATGGGTGCGAGCCGGAAATTACAAGGCGAGATAGATCGGGTGCTGAAGAAGGTTCAGGAAGGCGTTGATGTTTTCGACAGCATCTGGAACAAGGTACCCTAAAATGATTCCAATCACACGATTTGTGTTAGGTGATATGGAGAGAATGCATGAAGATCTATTAGTCTGTGGACCATTTCATCAACATCAATTATAGAATTGAGATTACTGAAGAAGCAGTGTGTGAGATGAGATGATCTATTCTTTTATATAActttggtttttgtttgttttgtgagTGAATTTTTTTACACAGTGGAACTGAGTATCGAGCTCCGTTTGTTGTTTATGCAGTGGAATGTGAGCAGAATGTTTGTTTTTCGAAGCagagaaaagttttttttttttttagtggaCAGAGGACAAAACCGGGTTTTTTTGGTGTTGCAGGTATATGATTCGGATAATGTAAACCAAAAGGAGAAGTTTGAGGCGGACTTGAAGAAGGAGATCAAGAAGTTGCAGCGGTACAGGGACCAGATCAAGACTTGGATTCAGTCTAGTGAGATCAAAGATAAAAAAGTCTGTGCTTTTCTTTCTTCTACGCCTTTCCTGATATGTATGCTCAAGACTCAACTGAGCCGAATCTGTTATTTGATTTAGGTCAGTGCATCATATGAGCAATCCCTGGTTGACGCTCGGAAGCTCATTGAGCGAGAAATGGAGAGGTTTAAGATCTGTGAGAAAGAAACCAAGACAAAGGCCTTCTCTAAGGAAGGACTGGGTCAGCAACCTAAAACTGTAAGCATTTCTCCAAGTttcctttgatttaattcaaaacgaattttatattttagtgtttGGAATGCCAATAATTTTAGGAAGCTGGTTTTTCTGTTGATCTGAAATATATCACACAATATTCAGATTGTCATTTATATAGCAAAATACTTGGTTTCAATTTTGTAGAATATTGCAGCAACTATTTAAGAAGCAACTATTACATAGTACTTAAACCTCTTATTGATAGTCAGATTATTGACTGTGTCTCTGCTTCATGTTTAATAGGACCCAAAAGAGAAAGCAAAGTCAGAGACAAGAGATTGGTTGAACAATGTGGTAAGTTGCTTAATTGTTGATTCTGGAACCCCTTCCTTTAACAGAAACGTCAAAGCGGATTTATATTAATGGTGTTTTTGAGACCCTAGGCTAATTGTGGGTTGATGTGCCCGGAATCCTAGGTAGTCAGGTCCTTATGGATTATCTTAAATCATTGCTTTAGCTGATTAACCAATCATTTTCATGCTTTTGATAGGTGAGTGAACTCGAGTCACAGATTGATAGCTTTGAAGCTGAGTTGGAAGGACTGTCTGTCAAAAAAGGAAAGACAAGACCGCCCAGATTGGTAAGCTCAGAAAAATATGCATATTATGCAAATGCTTTTATTCCTTGCTTGTGGTGAGTTATGTTGTTTGTTTTATATCCCTTTCAGACACATCTTGAAACATCTATTTCAAGGCACAAAGATCATATAATAAAGTTGGAGTTGATCTTGAGGCTTCTGGACAATGATGAATTAAGTCCAGAACAAGTAAATGATGTCAAAGATTTTCTAGATGATTATGTTGAACGAAATCAGGTCTGCGTCATCTATAACAAGGAATATCTTacttatatgtttttaatataagttACTCTGGGGTTCCAACATTATTAGTAGGCTGATATTCTCCTGgattatttttaacttttccGTATGTAGGATGATTTTGACGACTTCAATGATGTTGACGATCTCTATAGCACGTTGCCGCTTGATGAGGTGGAGGGTCTTGAAGATCTAGTTACTGCTGGCCCCCTTGTCAAGGTGAATTTTTCTTGCAATTTCTCTGTTTGCTTAATTCTCTTATCTCTTTGTGGAAACAGGAACTGCTGTGTCTTTTTGTAAAGTGATAAACTCAGGACATGTAGCGTTAGATTAGTAGTAACGTGACTTAAATTTTTCAGGGTACTCCTCTGAGCATGAAGAGTTCTTTGGCAGCACCAGCAACTCAGGTTCGGGTAAGTATTCGTATATCCCTTTGTTTGAAGAATATCTTGTTTATgtcaatatttttgttttgtttcagagCATAAGTTTGCCAGATGATACAACTGTACCGGACAGCAACTCTGAGACACTTCCAAAAACCCCTCCAGCGAAAAATGGCGGAAGCCTTCTCTCAGCACCATCAACACCCGTTGGGGGACGTTCAAGTCTGAATGTTCCCGTCAGTAATGTTCCAAATGCACCAGTTGCCGTATCAACTTCTATTCCTGTTCAAACTTCCACGGAAAGCATGGGAAGTTTGTCTCCAGTGGCTTCAAAGGAAGACGACGCAACAACCTTGTCTTCCCGTAAACCACCCTCGTCTGTTGCTGATGCTCCATTAAGGGGCATTGGTAGGGTTAGTATCCCCAACCAGCCCCAACCAAGTCAGCCTCCGTCTCCAAGTCCTGCTAATGCAGCTCGCATTAGTGCCACTTCAGCAGCTGAAGTTGCAAAGAGGAATATAATGGGAGTTGAGAGCAACGTCCAACCTCTAACTTCTCCGGTGAGCAAAATGGTATTGCCACCAGCTGCGAAGGGTAATGATGGAACTGCCTCTGATAGCAACCCTGGTGATGTTGCAGCAAGTATTAGTAGAGCTTATTCACCGTCTATTGTATCTGCTTCGCAGTGGAGGCCTGGGAGTCCCTTTCAGAGTCAGAATGAAACGGTACGTGTTTTAAATTAGATTATGATCCCAAGGAACTCTAGGACATTTATTCTGACCAATATCATGGCTTTATTTGTTAGTTTTGCTCCTATTCTAGAACATACTTCAGAAAAAACATCATGGCTTTTTTATGTGTAACTTTGTCTAGAGATGGGTTGACACTCTTAACATAATACTACTAGGCTCTCTGAGATGTATTCCCAGGGTGTTACATCCCATGGTTTGTGGTTTGTTAGGTTCTACGGTCCTGAAATGTATTTCTCTTTCGCTTTTAGGTCCGTGGAAGAACTGAAATAGCACCAGATCAAAGAGAGAAATTCTTACAGCGGTATCAGCAAGTACAACAAGGCCATGGGAACATCTTAGGCATGCCTTCTCTATCTGGAGGAAACGAGAAGCAGTTCTCCTCACAACAGCAAAATCCTCTTTTGCAGCAGGTAGcgtatttattttgtttgtatgtTGTGTACTTACCAGGCTTTGAGGCCGATCGTTCTAAATTTTATGGAAAAATCACATGATTAATGATACTCAAAACATACCATcgtaataagatatttttattttctcagaGTTCTGCCATGTCTCCTCATGGTAGCATGGGAATTCAGGCACCAGGTTTTAGTGTCATGAGTTCTACTTCCTTACAGCAGCCATCAAATGCCATGACTCAACAGCTGGGTCAGCAGCCTTCTGCTGCAGGTAAAATTACTGTTTAGGATAATCTCAGTGGTTTATGGTATAATTGTCTATCCGACACTATTTCGTGTATCTATGGTCAAATGCAATCTAAGGGTCATATTATTCAATTATAACCATTCTTTGTGAAGTTTAACCACAATGTGAAGAAGTTCAATACGTTGTGGCAGTTACTTAAATCCTAGAGCTGTTGGACCTCAGTTTTTTGTTTCAAGTTTTGAAAGTGCAGACGAAAAAGTAAGAGACCGGGTTTTTGATGTTTGTGCAGATGTAGATCATGGCAGAAATGATGATCAGCTGCAACAAAACTTACCTGATGATTCAACTTCCATAGCAGCTTCTAAAACCATTCCAAATGAGGATGATTCTAAAGGTCTATTTGATACTCCGGTAAGCATGAGCAGTGCTAATTTATTAGCCGTTAGTATCTCGTTACCAATAATATGAATAAAACTAAATGTCCTTGGTGGTGTTGGTGAATGTATTGATTTGTCATTCCTTCGCTTAAACTTCACATATATGGAATTCACTAGTGAATGTGGTCTATTATGAAGAGACAGGATAACAATAGATGTATTCTGTTTAACTAAGCAACTATCTAAGGCTAGCCTCTTACCATATCTACTTTGCGTCTTTTTGGTTTAACCACAGTCGGGAATGCCCAGCTACATGTTGGATCCAGTACAGGTAACCAGGGACGGCCCTGATTTCTCTCCTGGGCAACCAATACAACCCGGTCAATCTTCAAGCAGCCTCGGTGTCATTGGACGCAGAAGTAACTCTGAATTAGGAGCCATTGGTGACCCTTCAGCTTTAGGGGCAATGCATGATCAGATGCACAATCTCCAGATGCTTGAAGCAGCGTACTATAGACTTCCTCAACCCAAAGATTCAGAACGTCCTAGACCCTATACTCCGGTACTCCATTCTTCTgagttctctttctttcttgacTTAATAATATTCCCTTTAAATTTGATATTCACTGCTATGAGTTTGAACAGAGGAACCCTGCAATCACACCTCAAACATTTCCCCAAACACAAGCGCCAATCGTAAACAACCCCTTGTTCTGGGAACGTTTAGGCAGCGATGCTTATGGAACCGATACTTTGTTCTTTGCATTTTATTATCAGCAGGTACAAAAGTATTAACGCCCCATATCTTTGGTTTTTTCCTCAGCCTTGTGGGTtaagtgttgttttttttattctttgttcttcttattTTGCTTGGGGATAGAACTCGTATCAGCAGTATCTAGCGGCAAAAGAGCTGAAGAAACAGTCATGGAGATACCACAGAAAGTTCAACACATGGTTTCAGAGACACAAGGAGCCAAAGATTGCAACGGATGAGTATGAACAAGGAGCCTATGTTTACTTTGATTTCCAAACCCCCAAAGACGAGAGCCAAGAAGGAGGATGGTATATGATTTATCGATTCttgtcttcttttcttctttgtcGCTGGAGATAATAACCCtaatgttttctttctttctgtcTGTTGTGTAGGTGTCAAAGGATCAAAAACGAGTTCACGTTTGAATACAGTTATCTTGAAGATGAACTCGCCGTGTAGAAAAAGATAAAGAGAGATATATGTTTCATAATGTATATACTCTTCAGCagtgctttctttctttttttttttttgctaaagtttGGTagtgctttctttctttcaataAACAAATTACTTTTCCGTTTCAAACTTTCAGATAGTAATATTCTCTTGGTTCTATGCAATCcagatataattatttttggtccAGGCTAAAATAATAACTACAGTATGTTCCTCGAAATCTATACAAGAATGTGCATGTACCTAAGATTATGCAGCGTCGGTTTTAAGATGACTTTATTATTAGTATGGGCATCTTTAGTGGATCACAAAAGCACGTGGAGGGTGTCATGCTTTGGGGATTTGACCTGACGAAGAGCGTCGCTCTTCGTGCCAATCAGGCAATCACTTAGACCCCAAGCAACTTCACTTTGCGTTTTTTTTTATGTACTAATAATAAACTCATCTCAAAGACCGACCAAATACGAACAACTATATAAAAAGAACCTCAACAGATCTATACATTTATTACGTCTAATCATGTAAATCACATTTCACATGGATCCACAGTCATTTTAAGAATGTATCACAGCTTTGATCTCCAAATTCTAAGAGTAGATGTAAGATAATCATAAAACGATTTAGCATCTTCTACTGAACGTCTTCTTCGATTCTACTCATTTCATCGGAAGATCATCAAAATCATAGATCAttcatttttttccttaaaggctgccaaaaacagagtaaaactCAAAATGAGAAATCGACGTAAACAGAGCACCACCTCCTCCATCATCTTCCTCTGCATCACCATCTCCTCCTTGTCTTTCTTCTCTATCGCCGTCTCCGCCTTGGGAGTAAACTGGGGAACAATGGCCACCCACCAGCTACCTCCAAAGACGGTCGTACAGATGCTGAAAGACAACAACGTACAAAAAGTAAAGCTTTTCGACGCCGACACAAACACCATGGTAGCTCTTGCCGGCTCAGGCATC
The sequence above is drawn from the Raphanus sativus cultivar WK10039 chromosome 7, ASM80110v3, whole genome shotgun sequence genome and encodes:
- the LOC108816387 gene encoding general negative regulator of transcription subunit 3, coding for MGASRKLQGEIDRVLKKVQEGVDVFDSIWNKVYDSDNVNQKEKFEADLKKEIKKLQRYRDQIKTWIQSSEIKDKKVSASYEQSLVDARKLIEREMERFKICEKETKTKAFSKEGLGQQPKTDPKEKAKSETRDWLNNVVSELESQIDSFEAELEGLSVKKGKTRPPRLTHLETSISRHKDHIIKLELILRLLDNDELSPEQVNDVKDFLDDYVERNQDDFDDFNDVDDLYSTLPLDEVEGLEDLVTAGPLVKGTPLSMKSSLAAPATQVRSISLPDDTTVPDSNSETLPKTPPAKNGGSLLSAPSTPVGGRSSLNVPVSNVPNAPVAVSTSIPVQTSTESMGSLSPVASKEDDATTLSSRKPPSSVADAPLRGIGRVSIPNQPQPSQPPSPSPANAARISATSAAEVAKRNIMGVESNVQPLTSPVSKMVLPPAAKGNDGTASDSNPGDVAASISRAYSPSIVSASQWRPGSPFQSQNETVRGRTEIAPDQREKFLQRYQQVQQGHGNILGMPSLSGGNEKQFSSQQQNPLLQQSSAMSPHGSMGIQAPGFSVMSSTSLQQPSNAMTQQLGQQPSAADVDHGRNDDQLQQNLPDDSTSIAASKTIPNEDDSKGLFDTPSGMPSYMLDPVQVTRDGPDFSPGQPIQPGQSSSSLGVIGRRSNSELGAIGDPSALGAMHDQMHNLQMLEAAYYRLPQPKDSERPRPYTPRNPAITPQTFPQTQAPIVNNPLFWERLGSDAYGTDTLFFAFYYQQNSYQQYLAAKELKKQSWRYHRKFNTWFQRHKEPKIATDEYEQGAYVYFDFQTPKDESQEGGWCQRIKNEFTFEYSYLEDELAV